caaatttgcaacctgagagaacaatggagcCCGTGAGTGTGCGCATGAAACACAGAAGACcagctacagtaacggaaagtgagaagaaaagaccctgtattgcaaaggaaaggaagcgcaggagcaaactaataaatattggtgattTTTTATAAAATCACTCCTTCAAATCAAACtagagattttttttctctcctcgggCTCCTGTCTGAAACGGGTGGGTTCTACTGGAAATTCACAAGGTTATACTAAAGTCGAGTTTAGGAAAGTCTATTAGCGGCATTACAAAGACAGAGGAGGGTTCGTATTCTCCAAACTGTTACTTCTGATCACTATGTCTGGCAAAAACAtgagcaaacacaaaaataaaaaagatgaataacaggcaggcgggatcaatgtcactttagtttttattttttaactgtcATTTAACAAAAAACAcgcttttcagcagtttcaaaATAAACTGTGTGCCACTGTACCGATGTGATTTCAACCAGGGGAAAAGATCCtctcaccccacacacacacaccagcctcgCGCTCCATTCCAAACGGGCGCTTGACAACGCCGCCAATGTCACAGTGAAAAAGAACTGTATACTGTCTTGCTCAACGAAATAAACTGCACAGTATGATCGTGAATCGAGAGGTTGTTCACCACAAGTTGTGCAATATTGGTGTATAGTCTAATTAATTACACACATTTTCGCTCAGCAATCTTCACCAtcgcaatgaaaaaaaaaaggaacttctATGTAAATTATCTAATGCACAGGAATAATATTTACACTGTGAAATCAATATATAAATTTAATTATGGATTAACAAATATTGGCTAGAAGACACTCAATTAAAACGGACTTCAACAAGATGAGTGGCCAGGCTCAAGTTCGCCTCAAAAAGATACATATTTGGGCTAATTTCAGCATGTTCTTCActaattacaatatttacaataggGAGAAACTTACTAACCAGCATTTGACGTGTAGGATCCATTGGCTCGGTCATATTTTCTGTCTCAACTTGAGTACTGAACTTGCAATGCGAATGTTATAATTAGCTCCTCGTCTCACGGCAAAATGACGTAACTGGGTCAGTGCCCGGTCAAAGGTAAACTTGCACATgtgcacaccggacttcctctgtctgcttgactgtgcaaagtgcgcgatttcatgcacattatttgctaaggaatccccTTATAATAAattacttcccagccacagaatggccgatTTTTTTGAGCTATTACAGAAATACACATcacgatgaccaaatttcagagggaactaaatttcacgattttatgaaatcgaaggccgtcttgctttaaatAAATCACTTGGATTATGCTGTTCTTCGAACAGAATTGGAAACTCTTTAGAAGTTGTTCACATGCAATATCCAACATCTCGTTAAAGGGCAGTCGGAGACTCTTTAATTCCACTGTTGTGATAAATACGACATCTGGAATGAGACAAATTCATGTTGGACAGAGAGAAACAATTTCAAGGTAACATCTTGTTGTTAGGCACTTAaagcagctttaaaaaaaaaggggggggggagttaacAGTAAAGTGTCTACTTGGTCACATATCAAACCACTTTGTCACAACAGAATGACAACATGCACTGTAGAAACATTCCTGATACATACAGATTTTCGGAAAACATGCCGGCAAAATTACTGTATCTACAAAACAGAGATCAGTTTCAGGAGTGCGATATAAATCCACATCCCCAAGAATAAAGGCTGCTTTTAGAGCAAGTTGCTGTCTTGCCCCGAAGTGTAATTAAGAACAGATCTAGGAGTCTTTTCCTAGACAAGTATGAAAATATATGGCATCACACCCTTCAaaattaggctacgtttacattacgtcgaatcagcggatcatcggattaacgttcttaaaacgattcgcgttgacactaaaaccgttagccgtgcacacagcaacaccaatacgcggatacgctcggctccgcaggcatcctgcgctccaaatcactccgccctgaacagcgagtgccctctggagggtgcgcactccggccctgcgcagctcacagagcgcgcgagtgaagtgaacaagccacgattcgggactgagccgctgtgtgtgagatcccagcgcagatcacttattacttgcaagtggaaggatggcaagcctaaagacaatcataactacacaatgggcagtatttgcatcagtatttgcagtattttcatacttttatactctttaatgaaaggtgatacaaggcggaagtctgcgccgtttttcagcagtcgcgtcacatgaccaacgccagcgaatcaggaaggtggatgtcacagtgacgttgtccaatgagacgccagctagagctcagcacagcgtattcgcgtattctcaatgtttacacagcaccggagctgatacgatctagattgaatacgtggacgctggcggattcccgtttccccgctttttcaggggggttaatgtaaacggacagtgcgtccgcgaagaaaacgagacagatacggtctagtgtaaacgtagccatagttaGCTGTATGTTCTGTTGAAGGAAAACTTCCTTATAAATACCAAATTAATCATCACATTTCTAATATTTGGAGAGTTCCAGTGAAAATAAGATTCCCAGGTTTAATTCATTCATATAAAAATCAGAACAATAATTGATATAGTTTATAAAACACCTTCCTCACACTCCTTTAAAAAATTagttaaacacacacaaaaagggTCATCCATCTTCTGAAAAGTGCTCAGCATGGTCCTGCTGGCCAGTCGTTTTGATAGCCACTATGCCACCCATGATACTGCACAAGTACATGTGGCCCACTAATTTCTGTGTGGCCATCTCCAAGTGGAAGACAAGCATCTTGAAAGCATCTAGGTATCCATTCATTGGTTCAgaaaaccatgaaaaaaaaaaactattatacTCAAATTTACTTCACAAATCAAACACAAAACACCACACCCAAgttgcaaaaagaaaaaggcagctTGGGTCCACACAGTTCGTCTTCAAACACAAATATACGCGCGAGAACTGGGGAATACCAGAcaaccatatacagttaggtccatatatatttggacactgacacaaattttgttttttttacctgtttactgaaacatattcaagttatagttatataatggacaaagtccagactttcagctttcatttgagggtatccacattaaaattagatgaagggtttaggagtttcagctctttaacatgtgccaccctgttttgaaagggaccaaaagtaattggacaattgactcaaaggctatttcatgggcaggtgtgggcaattccttcattatgtcattctcaattaagcagataaaaggcctggagttgatttgaggtgtggtgcttgcatttggaagattttgctgtgaagaaaacatgcggtcaaaggagctctccatgcaggtgaaacaagccatccttaagctgcgaaaacagaaaaaacccatccgagaaattgctacaatattaggagtggcaaaatctatagtttggtacatcctgagaaagaaagaaagaaagaaagaaagaaagcactggtgaactcatcaatgcaaaaagacctggatgcccacagatgacaacagtggtggatgatcgcagaataatttccatggtgaagagaaaccccttcacaacagccaaccaagtgaacaacactctccaggaggtaggcgtatcaatatccaaatctaccataaagagaagactgcatgaaagtaaatacagagggttcactgcacagtgcaagccactcataagcctcaagaataaaaaggctagattggactttgctgaaaaacatttaaaaaagccagcacagttctggaagaatcaTTCTTTGaagagatgaaaccaagatcaacctctaccagaatgatggaaagaaaaaaagctccaaagcataccacatcatctgtaaaacacagcggaggcagtgtgatggcttgggcatgcatggctgccagtggcactgggtcactagtgtttattgatgtgacacaggacagaagcagccggattaattctgaggtattcagagacatactgtgtgctcaaatccagccaaatgcagccaaactgattggtcggcgtttcataatacagatggacaatgacccaaaacataaagccaaagcaacccaggagtttattaaagcaaagaagtggaatattcttgaatggccaagtcagtcaactcaattgagcatgcatttcacttgttaaagactaaacttcaggcagaaaggcccacaaacaaacagcaactgaaaaccgctgcagtaaaggcctggcagagcattaaaaaggaggaaacacagcgtctggtgatgtccatgagttcaagacttcaggcagtcattgccaacaaagggttttcaaccacgtattagaaattaacattttatttacaattatttaatttgtccaattacttttgagcccctgaaatgaagggattgtgttttaaaaaatgctttagttcctcacatttttatgcaatcatcttgttcaacccactgaattaaagctgaaagtctgaacttcaactgcatctgaattgttttgttcaaaattcattgtggtaatgtacagaaccaaaattagaaaaatgttgcccctgtccaaatatttatggacccaaCTGTATTTGATCCCAGAAATCTACTGCATTTGGATTTGTCATGTCATAGCTTCATAAATGTGTAAAACAATGGTAAAATCTTaatacatttttattttgatgattGTCATTTTGCCACCTTTCGTCACGACCCAAATTCATACTCTGCCACCTAATTCATCCACTGTCTCTTTTCTTCTATATGGAGAAGTCATAAGATTTTCCCTCATGTCCTCCCATAACCCTCTAAATTTGGTCTAATATTTGTCAGGCCACTTTGCCGGGCATGTATCCTCTGATGGAAGCGCAGCCCACCGCAATTCCGGAAGCTTTTCCCACACTGCGTGCACAAATACGGCTTCTCGCCTGTGTGGATGCGGATGTGGCGCGTGAGCGCCCACGAGTGTCGGAAACGTGCGGTGCACTCTGTGCAAGCATATGGCTTCTCGCCTGTATGGATCCTTTGATGGATCTTGAGGTGGTCCATGCGGTTAAAGTCTCGGCCGCACTGTGAACAGCGAAACAGACTCCGCCCAGGAGGATACAAGCTGCGCCTGGGACTTTTGTGCTGATGGCTGGCTAGTTTGGGCTGCAGGACACCGCGATGCCTGCACACATCCTCTGGCATGGAAAAGGACTGGCCGAAGCCGTGCCCTTGTCCAGAGCTGCGAGTGGGGAAAAGCGGATTATGGGCGGGGTTATTTAGGGAGGCGGTATCTCCCAGAGAGGGTGGTCCGTGGCATGTGTCTGGCTGGCTGGAGGAAGCTGAAGCAAGGAAGTCCACACCAGGAAGGTCTTCTTGATAGAGAGAGGGATTGGCTATTGGGGTAACCAGATAAGCAAAGAACAAAAAATGTGTTATTTGTGATGAGACATTATATTACATTTTTATAACAAGGGCTATTatattttcaaaacaaaaacagattTCTCTTGTTAAGCAGCATTTTAAGTGGAAAATATCATCATAAGCATTGCATTCATAACACTATTCTCTCTAGACTACGCAATTCTGTTCAAAAATGCTGTTTAAGTAGCCAGCCTCATCCAAACTGAACATAAGGTTAATGACTAATTTAAAGGTTATGTAACAAAACCTGCTTAATATCacagtatactagtgcatctcaaaaaattagaattccatgaaaaagttcctttttttcataatttaattcaaaaaggtaaactttcatatattctatattcattacatgtaaagtgaaatatttaaagccttttttgttttaattttgatgattatggcttatagctcatgaaaatcagaaatccagtatctcaaattattagaatattccctaagatcaatcaaaaaaaggatttacaatacagaaatgtccgacttctgaaaagtatattcatttatacactcaatacttggttggggctcctttaccatgaattactgtatcaatacagtgtggcatggaggtgatcagtctgtggcactgctgaggtgttattgaagcccaggttgctttgatagtggccttcagcgtatctgtatttttgggtcgggtgtttctcatcttcctcttgacaataccccatagattctctatggggttcaggtcaggcaagttggctggccaatcaaacacagtaatatcatggtcagcaaaccatttggtagtagttttggcactgtgggtaggtgctaagtcctgctggaaaaggaaatcagcatctccaaaaagctcgtcagcagatggaagcatgaagtgctctaaaatctcctggtagatggctgtgttgactttggacttgataaaatacagtggaccaacaccagcaggtgacatggcaccccaaatcatcacagactgtgtaaacttcacactgggcttcaaacaccttggattctgtgcctctccactcttcctccagactctagaaccgtgatttccaaattaaatgcaaaatgtactttcatctgaaaagagaactttggaccactgagcaagggtccatttctttctctccttagcccagataagacacttctgacattgtctctggctcaggagtagcttgatattaggaatgcgaacattgtatcccctttcttgaagatgtcttttcgtgatgggtcttgatacatggacaccagcctcagtccactccttgtgaagctctcccaagttcttgaatcaacttttcttgacaatcctctcaagactgcggccatccctgttgcttgtgcaccttttccagccacccttttcagcaatgaccttttgtggcttaccctccttgtggagggcatcagtgatcatcttctggacaacagtcaagtcagcagtcttccccatgattgtggttgtgtgtactgaactagaccgagagatacactgtgttcatactgttttactcaaactcgaaatgaaatattctaatattttgagattttttttttttatatgtttttgtactgtatgccatactgattaaaattaaaatagaaaaatgcttgaaacattttagtttatgtgtaatgagtctataatatataacattttcactttcttaaataacggatggaaaatattgaactttttcacaatattctaattttttgagatgcactagtatctcACTGTATAGAGACAAAACCCTGCTTGAACACATGTTAAAATGTAGGCCTAACTTGTGAATTCATGCTTTGGGTGTGGGATGGTAAACAAATTATGACAACACTTGCTAGGCAACTATGTACACCAAAAGACGCTTTACTCTATCATTAAGTTATACCAATGATGTAAAGATACAGTGGAAGCATGACAAAAAAAAGGGAGGAAAATCAAGGTATCCCACATACGCACTTCCATGGTTTATACCATAGAACACCAAGTGTGACTTCCAAAAGCACAAACATCAAAAGTTAGATTTCAGCAACAATCCAAGACAGGTAAAGCAATGTATCTGTGCTTTACACCAAAACTTACCCAGAGCAGAGCTGCCAGAGGAAGCATACGAGTCTGATGGGCAGCTCTGATGCTCCAGTGGTTCAGGTCTCCAGTCCTCCAgcaactttgactgggccattgagAGAGAATCGGAGCTAAACTGTTGCTCGGTGTCGGACTTGGGGTGAGCACATTGATCAGCCTTCTCCAACTTTGCAGCATGACCCGAATCAAAGGATATACAGCCCTTTAGCTGGGCCACTGAAGCTCCAGGAACCATTGCCGCCCCAATGCATGCCTGATCAACATATGAAGTGTTTTCCTGCATGGCCCGATGGTCCTCTTTTATCTCTGTTTAAAGATAAAGATGAAATAATTCAGTTATTTCCACTCTTAGCTAAATCAAACTGCTTCTTCGAATAGAACAGAACTGTGTTTGTTCCCAGCTGCTGTAAACCAAATGACAGAGACAGAACTCATCATATGCACAAGACTGGCTTACGATCCAGACTTTTGAAAATTGGAAACTAGGTTACATCAAACAGGGCAGTAACATGGCTGCCAGGGTATGACCAGTTTATATCAGAACAAAGTCAATTTTACACACAGATAAGCACATAATCAGAATAGCCTTTCATTTTACATGAAGTCAGATTTGTCTGCCTTATCAGCTTATCACTTGGCTGTCGAGCCAGCTGATATTGTTTGATCTTTCCGTCTGGGTGTTTTTGCAATTTAATATAGAGATTTAGGCACTccataaaagcagagctcccgctgagtgtaaaatgtgtttgtaaagttatttaaaaaaaaaccttaacaaccacattttttaaaaatcaaatgaaaaataagtgctggataaaacctccatctcatcatctgtagccgctttatcctgttctacagggtcgcaggcaagctggagcctatcccagctgactacgggcgaaaggcggggtacaccctggacaagtcgccaggtcatcacagggctgacacatagacacagacaaccattcacactcacattcacacctacggtcaatttagagtcaccagttaacctaacctgcatgtctttggactgtgggggaaaccggagcacccggaggaaacccacgcggacacggggagaacatgcaaactccgcacagaaaggccctcgccggcctcgaacccaggaccttcttgctgtgaagcgacagcgctaaccactacaccaccgtgccacccaaaacctccatctatcttgtgtaaataaaagatacaaattttgttgtctagAGATCAaatgtttatgagatatgttgccttgcacttatgaaccggtgccctgtggtggtacatgttcgTTGTTCGTACGGCCGGAcggacaaaagccatcaaaagtcaggtcgatgcattacgagggtacttcaaaaagttctcggcctcacccagaaacaaggggcGTAACTATACTATATAAAGCCTTATAAaagactcctttgtccctcatgccatcagactgtacaactcctct
Above is a window of Neoarius graeffei isolate fNeoGra1 chromosome 28, fNeoGra1.pri, whole genome shotgun sequence DNA encoding:
- the si:ch211-284e13.5 gene encoding zinc finger protein 3 isoform X1, whose protein sequence is MAHNHESLSNSGLCAELSISFHDELTASIQSAFGVAGELAVVEVSKLVGKAFRDVREHLHKTLLANRNLQTRLSLAQTELRAARTRQTRDIAVNTNPVPSAPRIDSSLDVNRTHKDAPGDSYARGTEPFCKIECAQDVKPNLSAEQSEHQSQEEIKEDHRAMQENTSYVDQACIGAAMVPGASVAQLKGCISFDSGHAAKLEKADQCAHPKSDTEQQFSSDSLSMAQSKLLEDWRPEPLEHQSCPSDSYASSGSSALANPSLYQEDLPGVDFLASASSSQPDTCHGPPSLGDTASLNNPAHNPLFPTRSSGQGHGFGQSFSMPEDVCRHRGVLQPKLASHQHKSPRRSLYPPGRSLFRCSQCGRDFNRMDHLKIHQRIHTGEKPYACTECTARFRHSWALTRHIRIHTGEKPYLCTQCGKSFRNCGGLRFHQRIHARQSGLTNIRPNLEGYGRT